The following proteins come from a genomic window of Acinetobacter baumannii:
- a CDS encoding 5-(carboxyamino)imidazole ribonucleotide synthase has translation MDKTIGIFGGGQLGRMMAQAALPLNIQCTFFEANTDCPAGVLGQVFSSQDEQGLKQFIESADVFSLEFENTPVADVDVLTQTKTLHPPRIALATAQNRLSEKALFDELAIPVAPYRAVDSLESLKKAVAELGLPIVLKTATGGYDGKGQFVLRSEDQIDTAWAELGPAKSLVAESFVKFSREVSIIAVRGQNGEVKTWPLAENHHHNGILSHSIIPAPNSEALQPVAQDYITRLLNHLNYVGVLTLELFVTEQGLCANEMAPRVHNSGHWSIEGAVCSQFENHIRAVAGLPLGSTDVVRPTVMINIIGQHPKTEDVLALNGAHLHLYNKSERAGRKLGHITLMPVDSNELTNLCRQLAKILPEPLALTDDMII, from the coding sequence ATGGATAAAACTATCGGTATTTTTGGTGGTGGGCAATTGGGCCGTATGATGGCGCAAGCAGCTTTACCATTAAATATTCAATGTACTTTTTTTGAAGCAAATACAGATTGTCCAGCAGGTGTTTTAGGCCAAGTTTTTTCTAGTCAAGATGAACAAGGTTTAAAGCAGTTTATTGAAAGCGCTGATGTTTTCAGTCTTGAGTTTGAAAATACACCTGTTGCAGATGTAGATGTGTTAACACAAACTAAAACACTGCACCCTCCCCGTATTGCTTTAGCAACTGCGCAAAATCGTTTGTCAGAAAAAGCATTGTTTGATGAACTTGCGATTCCTGTTGCGCCGTATCGTGCTGTAGATAGCCTAGAAAGCTTGAAAAAAGCTGTTGCTGAGCTTGGTTTACCAATTGTACTTAAGACTGCAACTGGCGGGTATGACGGTAAAGGTCAGTTTGTACTTCGTTCTGAAGACCAAATTGATACAGCTTGGGCAGAGCTTGGTCCTGCAAAAAGCTTAGTGGCTGAAAGTTTTGTGAAATTTTCTCGCGAAGTTTCGATTATTGCAGTACGTGGTCAAAATGGTGAAGTGAAGACCTGGCCATTGGCTGAAAACCACCATCACAACGGTATTTTGTCGCACTCAATCATACCTGCACCGAATAGTGAAGCTCTACAACCTGTTGCTCAAGACTACATTACGCGTTTGTTAAATCATCTCAACTATGTCGGTGTGCTAACTCTCGAGCTATTTGTGACAGAACAAGGCTTGTGTGCAAATGAGATGGCACCACGTGTGCATAACTCAGGTCACTGGTCAATTGAAGGTGCCGTATGTTCACAGTTTGAAAACCATATTCGAGCTGTTGCAGGACTACCATTGGGGTCAACAGACGTTGTTCGACCAACGGTTATGATCAATATTATTGGTCAGCATCCTAAAACTGAAGATGTTTTGGCACTAAATGGCGCTCATCTGCACCTTTATAACAAATCGGAACGTGCTGGCCGTAAGTTAGGCCACATTACGTTAATGCCTGTGGATAGTAATGAATTGACGAATTTATGCCGTCAGTTAGCGAAAATTTTGCCAGAACCACTCGCTTTAACAGATGATATGATCATTTAA
- a CDS encoding matrixin family metalloprotease, with product MKKFLWWEISLYFSISLQVAAFAQSNLSNISFNQPLKYRIDYIDPRFELTKEQFIQIGKEAAEIWQKETGKTYFIYDSQAELTINLVLDNQQATQNERKNSINELLKQQEEWREKNKAILLFKQQIDQETTLLNKEKENLKYKFEQYQKDVSLFNQGNYGQFTQSSLNKRQAELSQLSLELQTKFSQHSNKIEMLNRQIKQINQQQNLLNQSIEQFNLSTTSGSKTFHKGLFSQNQIQIYGFTSFDDLRLTLAHEFGHALGLKHTDDPKSLMYPLLREQDIHNFKLTNSDLDLLATLYGSNDENH from the coding sequence ATGAAAAAATTTCTATGGTGGGAAATAAGTTTATACTTCAGTATAAGCTTACAGGTAGCTGCTTTTGCTCAAAGCAATTTATCAAATATTTCTTTTAATCAGCCTTTAAAATATAGGATTGATTATATAGATCCACGTTTTGAATTAACGAAAGAACAATTTATTCAAATTGGTAAAGAAGCAGCTGAAATTTGGCAAAAAGAAACTGGGAAAACCTATTTTATTTATGATTCTCAAGCAGAGCTTACTATTAATTTAGTATTGGACAACCAACAAGCTACTCAAAATGAAAGAAAAAATAGTATAAATGAGCTATTAAAGCAGCAGGAAGAATGGAGAGAGAAAAATAAAGCTATTCTTTTATTTAAACAACAAATTGATCAGGAAACTACTCTTTTGAATAAAGAAAAAGAGAATCTCAAGTATAAATTCGAACAATATCAAAAAGATGTATCTCTTTTTAATCAAGGAAACTATGGGCAATTTACTCAAAGCAGTTTAAACAAACGCCAAGCTGAGTTAAGCCAGCTTTCGTTAGAATTACAAACAAAGTTTTCTCAACACAGCAATAAAATAGAAATGCTTAATAGACAAATTAAGCAAATAAATCAACAACAAAACCTGCTTAATCAATCTATTGAGCAATTTAATTTGAGCACGACTTCTGGCTCAAAAACTTTTCATAAAGGCTTGTTTAGTCAAAACCAAATTCAGATTTATGGCTTTACTTCATTCGATGATTTGCGCCTAACACTTGCTCATGAGTTTGGACATGCATTAGGTTTAAAACACACCGATGATCCTAAATCTTTGATGTACCCTCTTTTAAGAGAGCAGGATATTCATAACTTCAAATTAACAAATTCAGATTTAGATCTATTGGCTACATTATATGGTTCAAATGACGAAAATCATTAA
- a CDS encoding lytic murein transglycosylase, with amino-acid sequence MRRFSCIVGSVFLAMTQAQAELVINGSTISSNATVPVTNSDTYTPNNNFQSCLANLRSQAIAAGVSGSTYDRYTQNLTPDYSVIDKLNYQPEFSTPIWDYLSGLVDEERVALGKQKLAQHRDVLNRASQVYGVPAETIVAVWGVESNFGDISGKYPLLQALGTLSCEGRRQSYFRTEFFATMRILQRGDLTEDQLKGSWAGAFGHTQFMPSTYERLAVDFDGDGRRDLVSSTADALASTANFLNKAGWQTGMPWGFEVQIPAGMSIDGEGRRSKKPLSSWSSRGVTRIDGSPLIQGPLSGSTPAGLMAPAGPSGPVFLVFKNFDAIYSYNAAESYGLAIAHLSDRLRGAGPFVSSWPTDDPGTSRAERREIQQFLINRGYDIGAVDGLIGDKTRVAIRQEQTRLGLNPTGRAGQQILRAFRQEQARKMMQ; translated from the coding sequence ATGCGACGTTTTTCTTGTATTGTTGGGTCTGTATTTTTGGCGATGACCCAGGCTCAAGCAGAGCTGGTAATTAATGGTTCTACAATATCTAGTAATGCGACTGTTCCAGTAACGAATAGTGATACTTATACGCCTAATAATAATTTCCAGAGCTGTTTGGCAAATTTACGTTCACAGGCTATTGCTGCTGGTGTTTCAGGTAGCACTTATGATCGCTATACGCAAAATTTAACACCAGATTACTCGGTGATTGATAAGTTAAATTACCAACCAGAGTTTTCGACACCGATTTGGGATTATTTGTCTGGTCTGGTAGATGAAGAACGTGTTGCACTTGGAAAACAAAAACTTGCACAACACCGTGATGTTTTAAATCGTGCTTCTCAAGTGTACGGTGTGCCTGCGGAAACCATTGTGGCAGTATGGGGCGTTGAAAGTAATTTTGGTGATATCTCTGGAAAATATCCTTTATTACAAGCGCTTGGGACTTTAAGTTGTGAAGGGCGCCGGCAAAGTTATTTCCGTACCGAGTTTTTTGCCACAATGCGTATTTTACAGCGTGGTGACTTAACCGAAGATCAACTTAAAGGTTCATGGGCAGGAGCATTTGGTCATACTCAATTTATGCCATCAACTTATGAACGCTTAGCGGTTGATTTTGATGGAGATGGCCGACGCGATTTAGTATCGAGTACTGCAGATGCATTGGCATCAACGGCTAATTTCTTGAATAAAGCAGGTTGGCAGACGGGTATGCCTTGGGGTTTTGAAGTTCAAATTCCAGCAGGCATGTCAATTGATGGAGAAGGACGACGATCGAAAAAACCATTAAGCAGTTGGAGTTCGCGAGGAGTAACACGGATTGATGGTTCGCCACTAATACAAGGTCCTTTGTCTGGTAGTACGCCAGCCGGTTTAATGGCTCCAGCAGGACCAAGTGGACCAGTATTTTTAGTATTTAAGAATTTTGATGCTATTTATAGTTACAACGCTGCGGAAAGTTACGGGCTTGCAATTGCACATTTGTCTGATCGCTTAAGAGGAGCAGGTCCATTTGTTAGCTCTTGGCCAACTGATGACCCTGGTACTTCACGTGCAGAGCGTCGTGAAATTCAGCAATTTTTGATTAATCGTGGTTATGATATTGGTGCTGTTGATGGATTGATTGGCGATAAAACCCGTGTTGCTATTCGTCAGGAGCAAACCCGTTTAGGTTTAAATCCAACAGGACGGGCAGGGCAACAAATTTTACGTGCATTCCGCCAAGAACAAGCACGAAAAATGATGCAATAA
- the dnaK gene encoding molecular chaperone DnaK, whose product MAKIIGIDLGTTNSCVAVLEGDKVKVIENAEGARTTPSIIAYKDGEILVGQSAKRQAVTNPKNTLFAIKRLIGRRYEDQAVQKDIGLVPYKIIKADNGDAWVEVNDKKLAPQQISAEILKKMKKTAEDYLGETVTEAVITVPAYFNDAQRQATKDAGKIAGLDVKRIINEPTAAALAFGMDKKEGDRKVAVYDLGGGTFDVSIIEIADLDGDQQIEVLSTNGDTFLGGEDFDNALIEYLVEEFKKEQNVNLKNDPLALQRLKEAAEKAKIELSSSNATEINLPYITADATGPKHLVINVTRAKLEGLVADLVARTIEPCKIALKDAGLSTSDISDVILVGGQSRMPLVQQKVQEFFGREPRKDVNPDEAVAIGAAIQGAVLSGDKNDVLLLDVTPLTLGIETMGGVLTPIIEKNTTIPAKKSQVFSTAADNQPAVDISVYQGERKMAQQNKLLGNFQLGDIPPAPRGVPQIEVSFDINADGILKVSAKDKSTGKEQSIQIKANSGLSDAEIEAMIKDAEANAEEDRKFEELAKARNEADALISSSNKAVKDLGDKVTEDEKTAVNTAVSELEAATKENDVEAIKAKTEALQNILMPITQRAYEQAQQAGGAEGFDPNAFQGGDAGQQKADDGVVDAEFTEVKDDKK is encoded by the coding sequence ATGGCAAAAATTATTGGTATTGACTTAGGTACTACCAACTCATGTGTTGCTGTACTTGAAGGCGATAAAGTAAAAGTAATCGAAAACGCAGAAGGCGCACGTACAACTCCATCGATCATTGCATATAAAGATGGCGAGATCTTAGTGGGCCAAAGCGCTAAGCGTCAGGCAGTAACAAACCCTAAAAATACATTATTCGCGATCAAGCGTTTAATTGGTCGTCGTTATGAAGATCAAGCAGTACAAAAAGACATCGGTCTTGTACCTTATAAAATCATCAAAGCAGACAACGGTGATGCTTGGGTTGAAGTAAACGATAAAAAACTAGCACCTCAACAGATCTCTGCTGAAATCTTGAAAAAGATGAAAAAAACTGCAGAAGATTATTTAGGTGAAACAGTAACTGAAGCGGTAATTACCGTTCCTGCTTACTTTAACGATGCTCAACGTCAAGCAACTAAAGATGCGGGTAAAATCGCTGGTTTAGATGTTAAACGTATCATTAACGAACCAACTGCTGCTGCACTTGCGTTCGGTATGGACAAAAAAGAAGGCGACCGTAAAGTTGCAGTTTACGACTTAGGTGGTGGTACATTTGACGTATCTATCATTGAAATCGCGGATCTTGATGGCGACCAACAAATTGAAGTGTTATCAACTAACGGTGATACTTTCCTTGGTGGTGAAGACTTCGATAACGCGTTAATTGAATACTTGGTTGAAGAATTCAAGAAAGAACAAAACGTAAACTTGAAAAACGATCCACTTGCGTTACAACGTTTGAAAGAAGCTGCTGAAAAAGCAAAAATCGAGCTTTCTTCTTCGAATGCAACTGAAATCAACCTTCCATACATCACTGCTGATGCGACTGGTCCTAAACACTTAGTGATCAACGTAACTCGTGCAAAACTTGAAGGTTTAGTTGCTGATTTAGTTGCTCGTACGATTGAACCTTGTAAGATTGCTCTTAAAGATGCTGGTCTTTCGACTTCTGACATCTCTGACGTCATCTTAGTTGGTGGTCAGTCTCGTATGCCACTTGTACAACAAAAAGTACAAGAATTCTTCGGTAGAGAGCCACGTAAAGACGTGAACCCTGACGAAGCAGTTGCAATCGGTGCTGCAATTCAAGGTGCTGTATTGTCTGGTGACAAGAACGACGTATTGCTTCTTGACGTAACACCATTAACTTTAGGTATTGAAACAATGGGTGGTGTATTAACACCAATCATTGAGAAAAACACGACGATTCCTGCGAAGAAATCACAAGTGTTCTCTACTGCTGCTGATAACCAACCAGCGGTAGATATTTCAGTTTACCAAGGTGAACGTAAGATGGCTCAACAAAACAAATTGTTGGGTAACTTCCAGTTAGGTGACATCCCACCTGCTCCACGTGGTGTGCCACAAATTGAAGTATCTTTCGATATTAACGCTGACGGTATCTTGAAAGTGTCTGCAAAAGACAAGAGCACTGGTAAAGAGCAATCGATCCAGATTAAGGCAAACTCAGGTTTATCTGATGCTGAAATCGAAGCGATGATTAAAGATGCAGAAGCAAATGCTGAAGAAGACCGTAAGTTTGAAGAACTTGCAAAAGCTCGTAACGAAGCTGATGCATTAATTTCAAGCTCAAACAAAGCTGTTAAAGATCTTGGTGACAAAGTAACTGAAGATGAAAAAACAGCGGTAAATACAGCAGTTTCTGAACTTGAAGCAGCAACAAAAGAAAATGATGTTGAAGCAATCAAAGCGAAAACTGAAGCTTTACAAAACATATTAATGCCGATCACTCAACGTGCTTATGAACAAGCGCAACAAGCTGGCGGTGCTGAAGGTTTCGACCCAAATGCATTCCAAGGTGGTGATGCTGGTCAACAAAAAGCAGACGATGGCGTTGTAGATGCTGAGTTCACTGAAGTAAAAGATGACAAAAAATAA
- a CDS encoding MBL fold metallo-hydrolase: MKLFKLSASALATATALTMAQSAFAQDLKIQSFLAKPEHFGVTSTLIEGDKEVLLVNAQFSKSEALRIAANILDSGKTLKTIFVSYGDPDYYFGLDVFKQYFPNVQIIATPETVKHIQDTQALKVKYWGPQMGANAPSQIIVPQAYTAKTLKLENESIEIKGKKELTYLWVPSAKAVVGGIPVSSGIHLWMADTPKTKDRVEVIQSLESIKALQPKIVVPAHMVEGAPQGLDAVNFSINYLNSYEKAAKATKNASELSKLMQKQYPTLQSVDSLELGAKVVKGEMQWP; this comes from the coding sequence ATGAAATTATTTAAATTATCCGCTTCCGCACTTGCTACTGCTACAGCATTAACTATGGCTCAGTCAGCTTTTGCTCAAGATCTGAAAATTCAGAGTTTTCTGGCTAAACCAGAGCACTTTGGTGTCACCTCAACCTTAATAGAAGGCGACAAAGAAGTTTTACTGGTTAATGCACAATTCTCAAAATCTGAAGCATTACGTATTGCTGCAAATATTCTCGATAGCGGTAAAACATTAAAAACTATTTTCGTAAGCTATGGCGACCCGGACTATTATTTCGGCTTAGATGTATTTAAACAGTATTTCCCGAATGTACAGATCATTGCTACGCCGGAAACAGTAAAGCATATTCAGGATACTCAAGCGCTTAAAGTTAAATATTGGGGGCCACAAATGGGTGCAAATGCACCTAGCCAAATTATTGTGCCTCAAGCTTACACTGCTAAAACTTTAAAACTTGAGAATGAGTCAATCGAAATTAAAGGTAAAAAAGAGCTTACTTATTTATGGGTTCCTTCTGCAAAAGCAGTCGTGGGGGGTATTCCGGTATCTTCAGGTATTCATTTATGGATGGCAGATACACCTAAAACCAAAGATCGTGTGGAAGTCATTCAATCTTTAGAAAGCATCAAAGCACTACAACCTAAAATTGTTGTACCTGCTCATATGGTTGAGGGAGCTCCACAAGGTCTAGATGCTGTTAACTTTTCAATTAACTATTTAAATAGTTATGAAAAAGCAGCTAAAGCAACTAAAAATGCTAGTGAGCTGAGCAAGCTCATGCAGAAGCAATACCCAACGCTTCAAAGTGTTGATAGCTTAGAGCTCGGCGCTAAAGTGGTAAAAGGTGAAATGCAGTGGCCATAA
- the grpE gene encoding nucleotide exchange factor GrpE → MANEQNEQAQDIQNEQVEQSNEQTQAEGVEQANDVTVESLQAQITKLEENLKLEKARTANAVYEAQKSVERIQRESEKHKETVLEKFAKELLDSVDNLERAIQAAGDEETPVLEGVKLTLKSLLTTLEKFGVVEADTQNGFNADLHQAVGIDPNAKANEIGTVLQKGYTLNGRLLRPAMVMVGQ, encoded by the coding sequence ATGGCTAATGAGCAAAACGAGCAAGCTCAAGACATTCAAAATGAGCAAGTTGAGCAATCTAACGAGCAAACTCAGGCTGAAGGTGTAGAGCAAGCAAACGACGTTACCGTTGAATCTTTACAAGCGCAAATCACTAAACTAGAAGAAAATCTTAAGCTTGAAAAAGCTCGTACTGCCAATGCAGTTTACGAAGCACAAAAAAGTGTAGAGCGTATTCAGCGTGAGTCTGAGAAGCATAAAGAGACTGTGCTTGAGAAATTTGCAAAAGAATTGTTGGACTCTGTCGACAATTTAGAACGCGCAATTCAGGCAGCTGGCGATGAAGAAACGCCTGTACTTGAAGGTGTTAAGTTAACCTTAAAGTCACTTTTAACGACTCTTGAGAAATTTGGCGTTGTAGAAGCTGATACTCAAAATGGTTTCAACGCAGATTTACACCAAGCTGTTGGCATTGATCCAAATGCAAAAGCAAATGAAATCGGTACCGTTTTACAAAAAGGCTATACCTTAAATGGCCGCTTATTGCGCCCTGCTATGGTTATGGTTGGTCAATAA
- a CDS encoding peptidylprolyl isomerase translates to MKKLLMLLCLGVSSHSVWANTLVEMQTNLGNIEIELYDDKAPMSVNNFKGYIKSGFYKETIFHRVIPGFMAQGGGMTVNMQEKTTRAPIKNEAGNGIANTRGTLAMARTTNPDSATSQFFINVADNNFLNRSPGNLGYAVFGKVVKGMDVVDRIVQAPTSNYGMHQNVPKQPIKIVDIKIKNSQK, encoded by the coding sequence ATGAAAAAATTACTGATGTTGTTGTGTTTAGGAGTAAGTAGTCACTCAGTGTGGGCGAATACCTTAGTTGAGATGCAAACAAATTTAGGCAACATCGAAATAGAGTTATACGATGATAAAGCACCAATGAGTGTGAATAACTTTAAAGGCTATATAAAATCTGGTTTTTATAAAGAGACCATCTTTCACCGTGTCATTCCAGGATTTATGGCTCAAGGTGGCGGAATGACTGTGAACATGCAGGAAAAGACAACACGAGCACCTATTAAAAACGAAGCAGGAAATGGTATTGCAAATACACGAGGTACTTTGGCGATGGCCCGTACTACAAATCCTGATTCAGCAACTAGCCAGTTTTTTATAAATGTTGCAGACAATAACTTTCTTAACCGTTCACCAGGAAATCTGGGATATGCCGTTTTTGGTAAAGTGGTCAAAGGAATGGATGTAGTTGACCGTATTGTTCAGGCTCCTACATCAAACTATGGCATGCATCAAAACGTACCAAAACAGCCTATAAAGATAGTAGATATAAAAATCAAAAATTCTCAAAAATAA
- a CDS encoding DMT family protein: MKDVPLSPTVLAFVLLIISNCFMTLAWYGHLKFLHHAPFWQAILFGWAIALLEYSFMIPATRLLSDQGWTLGEMKITQEVVTLIVFVPFMVLLFKQPFKLDYVWAMLCLFGCVYFVFRSQ, translated from the coding sequence ATGAAGGATGTGCCTTTGAGCCCAACGGTTTTAGCTTTCGTTCTGTTAATTATTTCTAACTGTTTTATGACACTTGCATGGTATGGGCATCTTAAGTTTTTGCACCACGCACCATTCTGGCAAGCGATTTTATTCGGTTGGGCTATTGCCCTGCTCGAATATAGTTTTATGATTCCGGCAACTCGACTCTTGAGTGACCAAGGTTGGACTTTGGGTGAAATGAAAATTACCCAAGAAGTTGTCACGCTTATTGTATTTGTTCCATTTATGGTGTTGCTATTTAAGCAGCCGTTCAAGCTAGACTATGTTTGGGCTATGTTATGCCTGTTTGGTTGTGTCTATTTTGTATTTAGAAGCCAGTAA
- a CDS encoding alpha/beta hydrolase — protein sequence MTAFNQKIQTLLDKGQGPAARALDRLPRLAQESLAKILGYSYQYPDLDSFTKCMMAVQIKQGRVGFIGSDPIESRRAFDAQMQAIRQKPTDIELVEDIRLPLQSGTIFARHYHPAPNKKLPLIVFYHGGGFVVGGLDTHDEVCRLLAKYAKVQVLSIDYPLAPEVSPQHLIQSCEDALAWVYQNRRQLKILKSRIAVAGDSAGGNISTVVAQRSVNKAYAPQAQLLIYPTVDFKSRHPSFYAYNEGLVLTNTDIDYVTQYYATHHNVELDDPIISPTYGNLKKNPPAFVITAGHDVLHDEAKIYSHKLRQNGVKMYYEEFPDQTHGFINLTPISRKAKRYTIEISKNFRKFWDKNS from the coding sequence ATGACAGCATTTAATCAAAAAATTCAAACATTACTAGATAAGGGGCAAGGTCCTGCTGCTCGAGCACTTGATAGGTTACCTCGACTAGCTCAAGAGTCTCTCGCTAAAATTTTAGGATACTCTTATCAATATCCAGATCTCGATTCATTTACGAAATGCATGATGGCTGTGCAAATTAAACAGGGGAGAGTGGGATTTATTGGTTCAGACCCAATTGAATCAAGAAGAGCATTCGATGCACAAATGCAGGCCATACGCCAAAAACCAACTGATATTGAGTTAGTAGAAGATATTCGCTTACCCCTACAAAGCGGAACTATCTTTGCTAGGCATTATCATCCTGCCCCTAATAAAAAACTGCCCTTAATCGTGTTTTATCATGGAGGTGGTTTTGTTGTAGGTGGTTTAGATACTCATGATGAGGTTTGTCGCTTATTAGCAAAATATGCAAAAGTACAAGTACTCAGTATCGACTACCCTTTAGCACCTGAAGTTTCACCACAACATTTAATTCAATCATGTGAAGATGCATTAGCTTGGGTTTATCAAAACCGCAGACAATTAAAAATATTAAAAAGTAGAATTGCTGTCGCAGGGGATAGCGCTGGCGGAAATATTAGTACTGTCGTGGCGCAAAGATCAGTAAATAAAGCTTATGCTCCGCAGGCACAATTATTGATTTATCCTACAGTCGACTTCAAAAGCAGACATCCTTCATTCTATGCTTATAACGAAGGGCTAGTCTTAACAAATACTGATATTGACTATGTCACTCAATATTATGCAACTCATCATAATGTAGAACTTGATGATCCAATAATTTCACCTACCTATGGCAATCTAAAGAAAAACCCGCCCGCTTTTGTGATTACAGCGGGGCATGATGTCTTACATGATGAAGCTAAAATATATAGTCATAAGTTAAGACAAAATGGCGTGAAAATGTATTATGAAGAATTTCCGGATCAGACTCATGGCTTTATTAACCTGACTCCGATTTCTAGAAAAGCAAAACGTTATACGATCGAAATTAGTAAAAACTTTAGAAAGTTTTGGGATAAAAATAGTTAA
- a CDS encoding ankyrin repeat domain-containing protein has translation MDIMRKFFIFGVPVKINSFSPIPEDDEELSLPELIYWASLGDLEQVKQLLIDGEDHNQTDNEGYSALQAAAENDHLEIVKLLVEKGAHVTYKSEYTALQLAEMAGNTDIVNYLKSL, from the coding sequence ATGGATATAATGAGGAAGTTTTTTATTTTTGGTGTCCCCGTGAAAATTAATTCTTTCTCTCCCATACCTGAAGACGATGAAGAACTCTCTCTTCCAGAACTGATTTATTGGGCATCTTTAGGTGATCTAGAGCAAGTAAAACAATTATTAATAGATGGAGAAGATCATAATCAGACTGATAATGAAGGGTATAGTGCTTTGCAAGCAGCGGCTGAGAATGATCATTTAGAGATAGTGAAGCTATTAGTTGAAAAAGGAGCGCATGTCACTTATAAAAGTGAATATACAGCACTACAGCTTGCAGAAATGGCGGGTAATACTGATATAGTGAATTATTTAAAAAGTTTATAA
- the purE gene encoding 5-(carboxyamino)imidazole ribonucleotide mutase encodes MNAVATDTQPLVGIIMGSQSDWATLEHTANMLKQLGVPFEAEVVSAHRTPDRLFEYAETARDRGIQVIIAGAGGAAHLPGMCAAKTDLPVLGVPVKSSILNGVDSLLSIVQMPAGIAVGTLAIGPAGATNAAIMAAQILGLTRPEIAKNVADFRAAQTDKVASNNIPGQV; translated from the coding sequence ATGAACGCGGTCGCAACAGATACCCAACCTTTAGTCGGAATTATCATGGGTTCCCAGTCCGATTGGGCAACGCTTGAACATACTGCCAATATGCTTAAACAACTTGGTGTCCCATTTGAAGCGGAAGTGGTATCTGCTCACCGTACTCCGGACCGTTTGTTTGAATATGCAGAAACTGCGCGTGATCGTGGTATTCAAGTGATTATTGCAGGCGCTGGTGGAGCTGCGCATTTACCAGGTATGTGTGCGGCAAAAACTGATTTACCTGTGTTGGGTGTACCAGTTAAATCATCAATTTTAAATGGCGTAGATTCATTACTTTCAATTGTACAAATGCCAGCAGGTATCGCTGTAGGTACTTTGGCAATTGGTCCGGCTGGTGCGACCAATGCTGCGATTATGGCTGCTCAAATCTTAGGTTTAACTCGTCCTGAAATCGCAAAAAATGTTGCAGATTTCCGTGCTGCACAAACTGATAAAGTTGCAAGCAACAATATTCCGGGACAGGTTTAA
- a CDS encoding M57 family metalloprotease, translated as MRLKSHYFIEIVYFLIDFSFYILIIRFFSNLPPLIMRLTSLLLGMAFAFSNFQANANLATPLHTQVQQKNVQHLTYKIAEVDPRFGLSQEQLIQITQQAADIWKEGTGKNYFTYDPNAKLEIRLVYDDSQNRSAERQKIASQFKQDQQRVIDEQQQIKQLKQNLSQTQSDLENKKQILNEKLKNFDQQMMQFKEGKLAPEYTAKSLSKTQKDLQKQTVALKKDIAAYNQQAADLNKKVTHFNQINDEFNQSLNQFKQNAQADVFKKGIYNGKQIMIYEYSSIDDLRLTIAHELGHALGLKHSDQPGALMYSVRKDSDKKSNILTDADRDLLSALPQ; from the coding sequence ATGAGACTCAAGTCTCATTATTTTATCGAAATTGTATATTTTTTGATTGATTTTTCATTTTATATTCTTATAATACGTTTTTTTTCAAATCTCCCCCCTTTGATTATGCGTTTAACTTCTTTGTTATTAGGCATGGCCTTTGCTTTTTCTAATTTTCAGGCTAATGCTAATCTTGCGACTCCCCTACACACCCAAGTTCAGCAAAAAAATGTTCAACATTTGACATATAAAATTGCTGAAGTTGACCCTCGTTTTGGTTTAAGTCAAGAGCAATTGATCCAGATTACACAGCAAGCTGCTGATATTTGGAAAGAAGGTACAGGTAAAAATTACTTTACTTATGACCCAAATGCAAAGTTAGAAATTCGTCTTGTATACGATGACAGCCAAAATCGTTCAGCAGAGCGTCAAAAAATCGCTTCTCAGTTCAAACAAGACCAACAACGTGTAATTGATGAGCAACAACAAATTAAACAGTTGAAGCAAAATTTAAGTCAAACTCAATCGGATCTTGAAAATAAAAAACAGATCTTAAATGAGAAATTGAAGAATTTTGATCAACAGATGATGCAGTTTAAGGAAGGAAAATTAGCACCTGAATACACCGCAAAATCCCTTTCGAAAACTCAGAAAGATTTACAGAAACAGACAGTTGCTTTAAAGAAAGATATCGCTGCTTATAATCAGCAAGCTGCAGACTTAAATAAAAAGGTTACTCACTTTAACCAGATTAATGATGAATTCAATCAATCATTAAATCAGTTTAAGCAAAATGCCCAAGCTGATGTATTTAAGAAAGGTATTTATAACGGTAAACAAATCATGATCTATGAATATAGTTCTATTGATGATTTACGTTTAACAATTGCTCATGAATTAGGCCATGCACTTGGCTTAAAACATAGTGATCAACCGGGCGCTTTAATGTACTCAGTTCGAAAAGATAGCGATAAAAAAAGTAATATTTTAACTGATGCTGATCGTGATCTATTAAGCGCTTTACCTCAATAA